The region CTCCATCGCCGCCAGCAGCGGGTGGATCTCCGGCCAGGTGGACATCAGCCGACTGACCATCATCACTTCCGGCATCGCCTTGATCAGCGGCTGCATCCCGCCCAGCTCAAAATCCATGCACCCGCTAAAGATGATGGTGTTCTCGCTTTCCGGGCAGGGCTCGCAGGTGATGGCACACACCGAGCTGCAGATAGGCTCGCTGGGAAAGTCGCTGACCGGGGTAATGGTGGCCCGCTCGTCGGAGAGCAGGGCATGGGAATTGCCGCCTGGAATAAAGAGGGCGTCTCCGCTGCTCAGCTGAAAGGCCGCACCGCTCTCCATTCGCAGCAGGGCGCTGCCGTGGCTCACGAAATGAAACTGCGCCCTACCGGGCGCCTGATGGAAGGCGACGCCAAACGGCGCGCTGGCCTGGATCCGCCGGTATTTCACCCCTGACAGACGCATGCCGCGTAAAAGTTCGCTGATCAGATCGGGTGACTGTACGGTCATGGCGCAACTCCGGACGAATAATCAATAAGTGGAGATTATATGTCATAGATCGTCCAGGGTGAACCTTCTATGCTTTTGCGACAGTTGTCACATTTTTATAACGGGAGAAAAACAGATGAATTCATGTGTCGCGGCGAGCGAGGCGGTAGCGCCTGCAAAACCCGCCTGGCGGGCCGTCTATTCACTGGGGCTGGGGGTGTTTGGGTTGATTACGGCAGAATTTCTGCCCGCCAGCCTGTTAACGCCGATGGCCGCGAGCCTGGGCGTGAGTGAGGGAATGGCCGGACAGGCCGTCACCGCCACCGCGCTGGTGGCGCTGGTGACCGGACTGCTGATTACGCCGGCGACCAAAAGCATCGACCGCCGCTGGGTGCTGATGTTTTTCTCGGTGCTGCAAATTATCTCCAGCCTGCTGGTTGCCTTTGCGCCCAACCTGCACGTCCTGCTGATGGGCCGCCTGCTGCTGGGGATCGCCATCGGGGGATTCTGGGCGATGTCGACGGCGACCACGATGCGTCTGGTTCCGGCGGATAAAGTGCCGAAGGCGCTGGCGGTGATATTTTCCAGCGTATCGATAGCCACGGTGGTCGCGGCGCCGCTCGGCAGCTATCTGGGCAGCCTGATCGGCTGGCGCAACGTCTTTGTTCTCTGCATTCTGCCGAGCATGCTGGCGCTGCTGTGGCAGCTCTGGGTCCTGCCGTCCATGAAGCCGGAGAGCAGCGGCAGCCTGAGTACGCTGTTCCGCGTGCTGCGTCATCCGGGGATGATCGGCGGCATGCTGGCGACCATCCTGATCTTCAGCGGCCATTTCGCCTTCTTTACCTACCTGCGCCCGTTCCTGGAAACGGTGGGGCAGGCGAGCGTTGAGACCATTTCGCTGATCCTGCTCGGCTTTGGGCTCGCCAACTTTGTCGGCACCTCCGTTGCCGGGCATCTGCTGGCACGCAATCTGCGCCTGACGCTGGCGCTGGTGCCGTTCGCGATGGGCGTTCTCGCGCTCACGATGGTGGCGTTTGGTCATCTGGCGATGCTGGACGGGTTCCTGGTCGCGCTGTGGGGCTTTGCATTTGGTCTGGTTCCGGTGGGCTGGTCAACCTGGCTTGCTACCACCGTACCGGATGAAGCCGAAAGTGCAGGCGGGCTGCTGGTGGCCTCAATTCAGCTGGCGATAAGCGCCGGTGCGGCCGGAGGTGGGGCAGTGTTTGATCTTAACGGCGCCAGCGGCGTATTCGCGGGAAGCGGTCTTTTGCTGGTAACGGCGATGGTAATTGTGTTTATGGGAGTAAAAGTGAAGGCGGAGTGAATTATTTGCCGGGTGAGCGCAAGCGCCACCCGGCATCACGGTAAGACTTACAGCCCTTTCTTATCCATCCACACTGCCAGATCAACCAGACGGTTAGAGAAGCCCCACTCGTTGTCGTACCACGCCAGGATCTTCACCATGTTCCCGCCAATCACCAGCGTGGAAAGCCCGTCGATAATCGAGGAGCGTGGGTCGCCCTGGTAATCGCTGGAGACCAGCGGTTCATCGCTATAGCCCAGAATACCTTTCAGCGGCCCGCTGGCGGCCGCGTTGCGGAACGCTTCGTTCACCTCTTCGGCGGTCACGTTACGGCTCAGCGTTACCGTTAAATCTACAATCGACACCACCGGCACCGGTACGCGCAGGGAGTACCCGGTCAGTTTGCCGTCAAGGGATGGGATCACTTTCCCCAGCGCTTTTGCCGCGCCGCTGGAGTAAGGCACAATCGACAGCGCCGCCGCGCGCGCGCCGCGCAGATCTTTCTCCGGCTGATCGTGCAGCGCCTGGCTATTGGTGTAGGCATGCGTGGTGTTCATCAGGCCATGCTCAATCCCGAACTGCTGATGCAGCACCTGAGCGGCAGGCGCCAGGCCGTTCGTGGTGCAACTCCCGTTACTCACCACCGCGTGACGGGCTGGATCGTACTGCTCGTGATTAACCCCCATCACAATCGTCAGGTCGTCGTTCTTCCCGGGGGCGGAAATGATGACGCGCTTGGCGCCGCCGTGGGTGATATGCACCGCCGCTTTTTCCCGCTCGGTAAAGAAGCCGGTGGCCTCAATCACCACGTCAACGCCGACGTCACGCCAAGGGATATTCGCCGGATCGCGTTCGCTAAATACGGCGATTCGCTGCCCGTCTACCTGCAGCGCGCCGTCAGCCGCTTCAACGGGCGCGGGCAGTTTGCCCAGAAGGGAATCATGCTTCAGCAGATGGGCGAGGGTTTTACTGTCCGTCAGATCGTTAATGGCCACAATCTGCAGATCCGGGTTGCCCAGCGCCGCGCGCAGGAAATTACGTCCGATACGGCCGAAACCGTTAATACCGACCTTAACCATGGTGCACTCCTTATCTCTGTTGTCTGGAGCCACTGTAGGCGTCGGGCCGGTTGGCGTAAACGACAAAAAAGGATCAGATTACGCCATCTTGCGGCAGTGGAAGCGCTGGCGGTACTCGCCGGGCGTGAGGTGAAGCTGTTTCTCAAAGATGCGGCGCAGGTTAATGCTGGTACCAAACCCGCTTTGCTCGGCAACGCGCTCAAGGGAGTCATGGGTCTGCTCAAGCAGCTGGCGGGCCGCGGCCAGACGCGCTTCGGTCACGTAGCGGGCCGGAGAAACTCCCGCGTCGCGGGTAAACACGCGGGTGAAATTACGCGGGCTCATTGCCGCTTTCTCGGCCAGATTTTCCACGCACAGGTCGGCGGTGAGGTTTTGCAGGATCCAGGTTTGCAGCTCGCTTATCGGACCGGATGTGCCGGGCTGCTTCAGGCTGTAACGGCTGAACTGCAGCTGGCCGCCGGGACGGCGCAGATACATCACCATATCCTGCGCCACGTCGCGGGCGAGGGTAAATCCGTAGTCGTCTTCCACCAGCGCCAGGGTCAGATCGAACCCGGAACTCACGCCGCCGGAGGTCCAGATGGGGCCATCCTGAATATACAGCGGACCGCCTTCGACGTGGATAGCCGGATACTGGGCTTGCATCGTCTCCAGCAGCCGCCAGTGGGTGGTCGCCCTGCGACCGTCCAGCAGGCCGGTCTGGGCCAGCAGCATCGCGCCGCCGCAGATAGAGGCTACCCGCCGGGCGTGCGGCGCAGCGAGGTGCAGCCAGTCCACCACCGCCGTGCTCTCCTGCTCGTTCATGCCGCGTCCGGTGATAATAATGGTGTCCAGCGGTTCACGCGGATCCAGCTCCGGCAGGCGATAGTCCGCCAGCAGATTCAGGCCGGACTGGCCGTGGATCACCTGGTGAGGCTGGGTGGTGGCGATGATAATCCGGTAGCGGGGATGCGCCAGCCCTTCCGGATGCAGCCGGTTGGCCTGCATCAGAATGTCGGCGATACCGGCGGCTTCAAACAGCATGCCGCCGTCGGGAACAATAATCAGGATCTTCTTCATGTCCTGAAAAGTACCTTTATCACAGAATAAGTCAAGCAGCGCGTGTGCTCCACGTTTCTGGCAAAGCAATGCGATTTAAGTTCTTTGTTATTTCAGGCGTTATCCCCGATCGTCAGAGAATTATCTCTGGCGAAACGGCGTCTGAAGGAATGAGTCAACGAAGCTCCCTCTATTTACATCCGCAACAACGCGAACAAATCCGCCACCTTGCATCGGGTTTTTTATGGCGAAGCGAACTGCCCACGTGGCTGTTGATTATCACGATTTATGCCGGCTGGTTTGCCACGCTGGCGTTCTGGCAAACGCTCGGCCTGCTGCCCGCCACGCTGCTGCTCATCGGGTTTACCGCCTGGTACATGTCCCTGCAGCATGAGCTGATCCACGGGCACCCCACGCGTTTTGCCTGGCTTAACCAGCTGTTCGGCACGCTCCCGCTGGCGGTCTGGTATCCGTATGGCTTGTACCGGGACTCCCATCTTGCCCATCATCGGCACCATAGCCTGACCCATCCGGTGGATGACCCGGAGTCATACTATTTTACCGACGAGAGCTGGGCGCGCTTTTCCCCCTGGCAGAAGCGTACGATCCGCGCCCGGAATACCTTCGCCGGGCGGCTGGTACTGGCCCCGCTACTGGATATCCTGCAGACGCTGGGCAGCGCCGTGGCGGCATTTCGCCACCTTCACCTGAGGGCGATGGCGATGTGGCTGGTTCACGTTTTGCTGCTGGTGGCGCTCTTCGCCTGGATGACGCGTACCGGTCTTTCACCCGTCTGGTTTGTGCTGGCCGTCAGCTATCCGGCGCTGGCGCTGACCAAGGTCCGATCGTTTTTCGAACATCGCGCGGCGGACGACCCGCTGGCGCGCTCCGTCATTAACGAGGCCGGGCTTTTCTGGCGGGTGCTGTTTTTGAATCTCAACTACCATTCAG is a window of Enterobacter cloacae complex sp. ECNIH7 DNA encoding:
- a CDS encoding AraC family transcriptional regulator; the protein is MTVQSPDLISELLRGMRLSGVKYRRIQASAPFGVAFHQAPGRAQFHFVSHGSALLRMESGAAFQLSSGDALFIPGGNSHALLSDERATITPVSDFPSEPICSSVCAITCEPCPESENTIIFSGCMDFELGGMQPLIKAMPEVMMVSRLMSTWPEIHPLLAAMERESVARQAGYAGILARLADVVAALIVRGWVEGGCGKATGWVQVLRDPRLSRAIYAMHQQPGLNWSVADLAKEAGTSRSVFAERFLAATGTTPAKYLSELRMRLAIQYIRHENQPIETVALRLGYGSLAAFSRAFKRIIGHAPGTLREASQTPEEV
- a CDS encoding MFS transporter; this encodes MNSCVAASEAVAPAKPAWRAVYSLGLGVFGLITAEFLPASLLTPMAASLGVSEGMAGQAVTATALVALVTGLLITPATKSIDRRWVLMFFSVLQIISSLLVAFAPNLHVLLMGRLLLGIAIGGFWAMSTATTMRLVPADKVPKALAVIFSSVSIATVVAAPLGSYLGSLIGWRNVFVLCILPSMLALLWQLWVLPSMKPESSGSLSTLFRVLRHPGMIGGMLATILIFSGHFAFFTYLRPFLETVGQASVETISLILLGFGLANFVGTSVAGHLLARNLRLTLALVPFAMGVLALTMVAFGHLAMLDGFLVALWGFAFGLVPVGWSTWLATTVPDEAESAGGLLVASIQLAISAGAAGGGAVFDLNGASGVFAGSGLLLVTAMVIVFMGVKVKAE
- the gap gene encoding type I glyceraldehyde-3-phosphate dehydrogenase, whose product is MVKVGINGFGRIGRNFLRAALGNPDLQIVAINDLTDSKTLAHLLKHDSLLGKLPAPVEAADGALQVDGQRIAVFSERDPANIPWRDVGVDVVIEATGFFTEREKAAVHITHGGAKRVIISAPGKNDDLTIVMGVNHEQYDPARHAVVSNGSCTTNGLAPAAQVLHQQFGIEHGLMNTTHAYTNSQALHDQPEKDLRGARAAALSIVPYSSGAAKALGKVIPSLDGKLTGYSLRVPVPVVSIVDLTVTLSRNVTAEEVNEAFRNAAASGPLKGILGYSDEPLVSSDYQGDPRSSIIDGLSTLVIGGNMVKILAWYDNEWGFSNRLVDLAVWMDKKGL
- a CDS encoding GlxA family transcriptional regulator; protein product: MKKILIIVPDGGMLFEAAGIADILMQANRLHPEGLAHPRYRIIIATTQPHQVIHGQSGLNLLADYRLPELDPREPLDTIIITGRGMNEQESTAVVDWLHLAAPHARRVASICGGAMLLAQTGLLDGRRATTHWRLLETMQAQYPAIHVEGGPLYIQDGPIWTSGGVSSGFDLTLALVEDDYGFTLARDVAQDMVMYLRRPGGQLQFSRYSLKQPGTSGPISELQTWILQNLTADLCVENLAEKAAMSPRNFTRVFTRDAGVSPARYVTEARLAAARQLLEQTHDSLERVAEQSGFGTSINLRRIFEKQLHLTPGEYRQRFHCRKMA
- a CDS encoding fatty acid desaturase, which encodes MSQRSSLYLHPQQREQIRHLASGFLWRSELPTWLLIITIYAGWFATLAFWQTLGLLPATLLLIGFTAWYMSLQHELIHGHPTRFAWLNQLFGTLPLAVWYPYGLYRDSHLAHHRHHSLTHPVDDPESYYFTDESWARFSPWQKRTIRARNTFAGRLVLAPLLDILQTLGSAVAAFRHLHLRAMAMWLVHVLLLVALFAWMTRTGLSPVWFVLAVSYPALALTKVRSFFEHRAADDPLARSVINEAGLFWRVLFLNLNYHSVHHDLPGVPWYGLKAIYQQNREAYQQRNHGFLVRGYGEWLRQFWVRPVDVTVHPAKQQGEGYE